Genomic window (Equus quagga isolate Etosha38 chromosome 12, UCLA_HA_Equagga_1.0, whole genome shotgun sequence):
ATATGCCAGGTATTTTAATTAGCTTCATTGTAGTAATCATCTCACAATGTATTTGTATATGGaaacatcacattaaaaaatctaaatatgtaCTCTTgaatttatatacaatttttacttaGCATGCTCTGTGTGGCTACACTGATAGAGGACTCTTAGAAGTGATCACCTTGTTTTTTGAGAGTCAATTCCATGTACCTTTTCCCTTGGTTGATTTTGTTTCATAACCTCTCACAATATAAATCATACGCATGACTACAACTATATGCTATGTCTTGTGAGTTCTTTCAGAAAGTCACAGAACCCCAGGCTGAACTTGGGAACCTTTGATGCTAGTGATGTAGTAGTGAATGCCCAGTATTGAAGGAGTTCCTGGGATGTCCAAAGTTGATTATGGGAAGGTCAAAGTTGTGCCTGAGCTCTCTCTCAAACATTGCATATCCAAGTACTAACTTTTGTTGCTCATCTAGGTTCCTAAGAGCAAAACTGTGGAGGACACTAAATTGGCTATAGATGCTGGGTTCCGCCATATTGATTGTGCTCATGCATACGGTAATGAAAATGAGATTGGACTGGCTATCCAAAGCAAAATTCAAGATGGCACTGTGAAGAGAAGAGACATATTCTGCAATTCAAAGGTGctgtatgtgtggtgtgtgtgtgttcacaggTGTAAAAGTGATTGTGTGGAGATGACAATTATATGATAGGACCAGTAGTGTTTGGTGAATTATGCTTATTGGTACAACTTTCATCacaaatattaatgtattaaATCTAGTCTCAAAAAAAGATGATGGTTTTCTCATAATTGCTTTGttcaaattttatgattttaaagtaaAGTCAATTTACATTTCTTAGCCTCATACTGTATCACTGTGATTTTGCATGGATTACTGAATCAGACTCAACTGTGATCGAATTATAGCTTTCCTTATCACCTAGTTGACCTGCTAAACTTTCTCAATATTCTGAATCTCCCGTCTCACTTCCATCAATAAGAGAGAACAATATAAGGTGCACTTTTTGTACTAAACAAGAGAAAGTTACAGTGTCTTGAATAGTATCCAGcatatgttaatattttcaaagcaattttcCCCTGTAGTTATATAAACTAAAGGGGCACTACTTATTCTCCATTAGAGAACACTTTTGATGGAATAAGGCTATCTTTGAGAATTGTTTTGTAAACTCCATCAAACAGAATTCAGATGATGGGCACGATTATTATTTGATAACATGTTTTATCTCTCAGgtcatttcattctatttttggtAGATGTACTGATGGTAAGTCAAAGCAATTAACAGTTTCTGTGGATAAGTCAGATCAAAAGGGAacccaagaaggaaaaaaatatttttctctgtggtcAGCAGTTTCCAACCAGTAGAAAATGTCTAATCCTTAGgtgaaacaagaaaaacaaaactgacagaAGTATTAATCCAAAACAACTTCCATTCTTTAACCTCTACAGCTTTGGGTCACTTGCCTTCAACCAGACTTGGTCCGACCAGCCTTGGAAAAGACTCTGAAGAATCTTCACCTGGACTATGTTGATCTCTATATTATTCATTATCCAACAGCTCTGAAGGTTGGCAATTTGCGTGGTCACACCTATTTCACTTCTTCTGTCAGAATGTCTATCAAATTGCACAGATGGTTGACAGGAAATTTCCTTAGACATATATAGGGATTAtgacaatagagaaaaatccccAAAGTAATATTTCCTTATTAGCCTTTTATGTACATTTTGAATCCTTGATTTCCCTTCATGCctctaagagaaaagaaatcaacaatCTTAAATTCTTTACCTCGAAAacttgaggaaataaaaataggcatGTTCAACATTCAGTAATGATTATGACTCCTGGGTCTCTTAGGGATATCCCCAAAATAGAGTTTCATGCAGCTGTGGTGACCAATGAAACTACCTTACACCTGTGCATAATGAGTTGCTCTCCTTTCTCACCGTTTGAATTTGAAAGCAGATAGGATGGTGGTCCCTCTGGGTGGGTCTAAACCTGGCATCCTTCATAGTGATATGCAAAACCTTGTCTACATTGTTGGCTATCTTCAATGTGGAAATTTGTAAACTGCACTTAGCCGTTAAGGATTGTGCTATGTAGAATTCTTGATTGTAACTTATAGAAAGCTACTCAAGCTGTCCTGTGCAAAATAGTTTGTTTGTCTTTGTAAATGGGAAGTCCAAGCCATGGACAGATGGACCGTAGAATGTTCAGAGGGATAAGGAATTCTGATTATACAGCCTGGGTCAAGATTGTAATTGTTCTTTTGGATATAAAGGAACATGTAACTTACTGTCATTCCCAGTGCAAAGGAGGTCGTTGGCAAGAGGAAAATATAGGGGGCAGACCAGTGTAACATAAGTCATTAGTAGTCCTCTTTAGGATCTAGGAGAGtgatatttattaaaacatataaagTGTAGTTGATTGGAGGAAGCCTGGTTTCCTAAAGATGTACCATACAACTCCATAGGCAAGTCACTTTACCAATAATAGTATCTAAAATGTTATCCCACCTAACTCATGATGGTTTAGTGTCTTGGCCCTAGATGTCCCTGGAAGCCGGGCTAGGTGTGCAGAAATTATTTTGCAACATCACTAAAATGACTGTTTCTATTTTAGCCAGGGGAAGAACTTTATCcagaagatgaaaaaggaaaagcaatattTGACACAGTGGATTTCTGTGCCACGTGGGAGGTGAGTGCTTGTAGGAGAGACcacagaggaaaaagacagaaggTGAATCTGGTTCACTTCCTCCACTTATGAGAAGGAGCTATACAGCTTCAGATTCAGGAATTCATAAACTTTAAAAGAATGGGTATTCTGTACAGGTGTGGAGGAAACCATTCCTGAAATGTTAATAGAGAGGAACCAAGGAGAAGAATTTGGTACAATGAGGATAAGTATCGCTTGCCCTCAATGTGTAATACTCTCtcacatttttctaaagagaagacagtaattcttatccttgctgTCActaccttcttttctcttttaatttactACTTTTTCTCTCCTTGATAATCATGCCAATTGGCTTTATTGTCATTTCTTTACAGTTGTcctcttaacagatttttctTACAGTTATTCTTGATTTATAGTCAATTGCACGAATTATTCTtcaccacctcttcctcctcaggcCATGGAGAAATGTAAGGATGCAGGATTGACAAAGTCCATCGGGGTGTCCAACTTTAACCGTAGGCAGCTGGAGAAGATCCTAAACAAGCCAGGGCTCAAGTACAAGCCCGTCTGCAACCAGGTGAGTACCTTGAtctcctctgctctctgttcttcatctctttcttcttgcacTACAGTCAGATGTCTATTTGTCCTCCCCTCCTATTCATCCTACATTTATGGAACAGAAGATTCTAGAATCCAGAGCCTCTGTCTAGTGTGAGTCAATAGAACCCATAATTGTATCTCTGTTTTGGAAAGCCTTAGTGAAAAAAAGTGATGAGAACTTAGTATTAAGTTGTTAATAAAAATTAGGGACGGGAAGAGAGGTGACAGTGGCCTGGCATTGTTACCAGACATTAGAGGGAAGGTGACATTTCCCTGCACTGTAAAGAATGTCCAGAGATGTGATGGGTGAAAGCGATTTGGAAGGAATTGTGTACAGAAAAGAAGGTCATGAAAATATGGAATGGGTAGTAAATGAGGGAAGAGTGAAAATAACGTAAGGTAGGTGTCAGGGGTTTCTGTGTGGTTTGGATGTCTGAATCCTTTGTCTTGGTATGTCTGCTTTCAAAGGTCTTTGAATACGAAGCATAGATATGAGAAAATGAACTTGAGGCTTTGAAAGTCACCCAGGTTAAAGGGATGTTTTTTGATCATACTAATGGTGGGACAAATCAACACTCAGGAATGTTTAGCAGAAATGTAGAGCAGGCTTTCTGATTTACTCAGTCTAGTTCTTCTCGATTTCTACACTTGAATTAACTCATTAGACACGTTATTCTGTGTCTGGTTCtgtactcttaatttttttttctatttttattttattatgatgaGAACACCACAAGAGATCTactcttaaaaaattttgaagtatGCAATACAAAACAATACAATACAACAGAATCTTGTTAACTATGAGGacaatgttgtacaacagatctctagaacttattcatcctgcataaTTGAGACTTCCTGGCCACAATGAGCAaatctccatttctccctcctccctgcccctggcgAACACTATTCTGCTCTttgattctatgagtttgactattttagattcctcaaaTAAAAGGTATCATCTGGTACTTGTCCTTCTATGTATGTCTCAGTTCATTTATCATAATATTCTAAAGGTGTAACTTAAAGTCAAGGAGTGAGCATCTTTGATTGGAAAATGTGGcatataaaatttaagaatttgttGTATATTGTTATAGTACTATAGATTCACAATTATAAATGCTAAAAATTTCATGGGATTCTAGTATTAGttttattctcaatttttgttataaaaattttcagaCATTCAAAGAAGTTAAGAGTATCACAGAACACCCATGTTTTCCCTCCTTTATtcaaaaatgtttcatattttggCACATTGccaaatatatgcatatacatgtgGATGTATCTGCAAACATGTATGTAATATTTTGCTGACCCTCTTCAAAGTAAGCTATAGACATAACAATTCACCTTTACAGACCTCAGAAAGCTTATTGTCTACTATCCAAGCCACACTCAATCCTCTATGGCTTTCTCAATCCTTTTTCCAGATCTTATTTTCTAAGCAGGTGCCAATTGTGGTCCACATATTATTTTCAGTCATGTTTCTTAAGCTCTCTTAATATAGAGTGGTCACTCAACCCTCTTTTTACTATGACATACAGACAGGTTTTGTTGAATATTCTGGATTTATCCAACTGTTATCTTGTGATGTTAATTAATTTGTTTCTCTAGTCTCAATTTCTGTAAATTAGAAGTTATATCTGAATGCCTTATTACGTTAAGggtaaacatttttggcaagaaaacTTCCTTTTCATGCTGTTTCCCTCAAACCACACTCCAGTTTGAAGCTTGTCATGACAAGCTGTCCCACTATGAGAGatgttagttttgttttcttggttaaGCTAGTGGCAGACAGGtcttttctttgtaaatgtatatttttccctttgaaattacCTACCAATCTTTTGGGTTATAATTGTCATCAGAGGAAATCATATTGCCTCCAAGTTTTCACATAATAATTGAGTAGCCATCAACGATTTTAACATGAATCATTATTATCAATGGGATTcataagtaattatttttaattttaagcattcttttatttattttttctctttggaggaagactagccctgagctaacatctgccaccaatcctcctctttttgctgaggaaaactggcctgagctaacatcgatgcccaccttcctctactttatatgtggcatgcctgctacagcatggcttgccaagcggtgcctaggtctgcacccaggatgtgaactggcgaaccctgggccaccaaagcagaatgtatcAACCTAACCACAGTGCCACAGGACCAGgccttatatatatttttttaacctgaCATTTTATTGTAAACAGAAAATTCCCTTGTAAAGTCAGGGTAAAATACAATTATTCTTATAAGATGGGTAAAAGCTTAATTCCTTCCCTTGAACTCTCAGTATTCCTGGAAAGCAGTTACTGTAATAATTGATGTCAGtaggaacaaatatttttttctctctctctctctcatccctaCGGACTTGTGGATTTTTATTTACTCTATTGCTATAATTGTTTTTAGTCATTATGCCCTTTGATCATCG
Coding sequences:
- the LOC124248767 gene encoding aldo-keto reductase family 1 member C23-like protein; this encodes MDPKGRHLKLNDGHFIPVLGFGTYAAEEVPKSKTVEDTKLAIDAGFRHIDCAHAYGNENEIGLAIQSKIQDGTVKRRDIFCNSKLWVTCLQPDLVRPALEKTLKNLHLDYVDLYIIHYPTALKPGEELYPEDEKGKAIFDTVDFCATWEAMEKCKDAGLTKSIGVSNFNRRQLEKILNKPGLKYKPVCNQVECHPYLNQRKLLDFCKSKDIVLVAYGALGTQRPKQWVDQSSPVLLEDPVLCAMAKKYERTPALIALRYQLQRGVVALAKCINEKQMKENMQVFEFQLTSEDMKAIDGLNRNLRYLPFHIAVGHPEYPFSDEY